The proteins below are encoded in one region of Mycobacterium shinjukuense:
- the pks2 gene encoding sulfolipid-1 biosynthesis phthioceranic/hydroxyphthioceranic acid synthase, producing MDKTRVTPVAVIGMACRLPGGIDSPELLWEALLRGDDFVTEVPPDRWDIDEYYDPEPGVPGRSVCKWGAFLENIGDFDPEFFGIPETEATAMDPQHRLLLETSWEAMEHAGLTPAQMADSLTGVFIGLNHGDYQFVHADTNTFEGPYGNTGTNSCMASGRVSYAMGLRGPAVTVDTACSSGLFATHLAFRSLNDGESDLAFAGGVYAMLEPRRFASGSASGMLSATGRCHAFDVAADGFVSGEGCVMVLLKRLPDALADGDRILAVVRGTAANQDGRTVNIVTPSRTAQVAAYRAALAAASVEPATVGMVEAHGPGTPVGDPVEYASLAEVYGVEGPCALASVKTNFGHTQSAAGALGLMKAVLAVQHGVVPRNLHFTRLPDEFARIDTKLFVPQETTPWPTGDGTAPRRAAVSSYGFSGTNVHAIVEQAPETVAPDDVPAGPALEGPLLFPLSASSEDSLRHTARRLADWVDAQGPELAITDLAYTLARRRGYRPVRTFVLASTPAEASAALRAVADGETPYPPAVGQDDRGPVWVFSGQGSQWAAMGADLLANEPVFAATVAAVEPLIAAESGFSVTEAMTAPEKVTGIDRVQPTLFTMQVALAATMKSYGVTPGAVIGHSLGEAAAAVVAEALSLDDGVRVICRRSQLMTRIAGCGAMASVELPAQQVLSELMARGVSDAVVAVMASPQSTVIGGATQTVRDLVAAWEQRDVLAREVAVDVASHSPQVDPILDDLTEALAEITPLTPRVPYYSATSFDPREEPHCDAHYWADNLRHTVRFAAAVQAALEDGYRVFAELSPHPLLTHAVDQTARSLDMAVAALAGMRREQRLPHGLRSLLGDLYAAGAAVDFSVLYPSGRLVDATLPAWSHRRLLLDDTKDRLAHTNTVAVHPLLGSHVRLPEEPERHAWQGEVGTEALPWLADHQIHSAAALPGAAYCEMALAAARAVLGKASEVRDLRFERLLLLDEHTPIAATATVEVPDVAPFMVETAQDGERSRRASAVLHAVADDDRPPTLDIPALLASHPNAAEGDDLRNDFDLRGIQYGPAFTGLATVHTAQETGGETVLAEVGVPGSIRSQQGAYGVHPALLDACFQSVAAHPSVRNAGNGGLLLPLGVRRLRAYGPARHARYCYTTVTACGSGVEADLDLLDENGAVLLVVRGLQMGTGASPTSERDHVMGERLLSIEWQHRELPETSHAEPGTWLLISTSDAADLLATELTDALKLREARCATLSWPQHADHATHAQRLRDQFEAGGFSGVVVLTAAQNGNPDQESPLRGAECVKHVVRIARELPDIVGQTPRLYVLTRNAQAVLADDRPNLEQGGLRGLLRVIGAEHPHWKVSYVDLASHTDEQTGAEQVARQLLAASDEDETAWRNDQWYTARLCPAPLRPEERHTTVVEHDRNGMRLHIRTPGDLQTLEFAAFDRVPPGAGQIEVAISASSINFADVLVSFGRYQTLDGQLPQLGTDFAGVVTAVGPGVSELRVGDRVGGLSPNGCWATFVTCDARMAVKLPEGLTEAQAAAVTTAGTTAWYGLQELARIRAGDKVLIHSATGGVGQAAIAIARAAGAEIYATAGSQQRRQLLRDMGIDHVYDSRSVEFAEQIRRDTDGYGVDIVLNSLTGAAQLAGVKLLALGGRFIEIGKRDIYGDTKLGLFPFRRNLAFHGLDLGLMSISHPPAVREVLATVYRLTAEGVLPMPQSTHYPLAEAATAIRVMGAAEHTGKLILDVPHAGRSSVVLPPEQARVFRADGSYLITGGLGGLGLFLAEKMASAGAGRIVLSSRSAPSQKALETIELVRSIGSDVVVECGDIAQPGTAERLVAAATATGLALRGVLHAAAVVEDATLANITDELIERDWAPKVYGAWRLHQATATQPLDWFCSFSSAAALVGSPGQGAYAAANSWLDAFTQWRKSHGLPATSIAWGAWGEIGRAIAFAEQTGDAIAPEEGAYAFEALLRHNRAYTGYAPVIGSPWLTAFAQRSPFGEKFQTLGKSRSSTSKFLAELEELPHDEWPARLRRLLSEQVGLILRRTIDTDRPLTEYGLDSLGSLELRTHIEAETKIRITTSDITTVRGLADLLYDKLTSKPNIAAHS from the coding sequence GTGGATAAGACGCGCGTAACCCCGGTTGCGGTCATCGGTATGGCGTGCCGGCTGCCAGGGGGCATCGACTCCCCCGAGCTGCTTTGGGAAGCGTTGCTGCGTGGCGACGATTTCGTCACCGAGGTCCCCCCGGACCGCTGGGACATCGACGAGTACTACGATCCCGAGCCCGGTGTGCCTGGGCGGTCGGTGTGCAAGTGGGGCGCCTTCCTGGAGAACATCGGTGACTTCGATCCAGAGTTTTTCGGCATCCCGGAAACCGAAGCGACCGCGATGGATCCGCAGCACCGCTTGCTGCTGGAAACGTCCTGGGAGGCGATGGAACACGCCGGTCTGACGCCGGCGCAGATGGCCGATTCACTGACCGGGGTGTTCATTGGCTTGAACCACGGCGATTATCAATTCGTCCACGCAGACACCAACACCTTCGAGGGACCCTACGGCAACACCGGGACCAATTCCTGTATGGCGTCCGGGCGGGTCTCCTACGCCATGGGGCTGCGCGGTCCCGCGGTCACGGTGGACACCGCCTGCTCCTCCGGTTTGTTTGCTACGCATCTGGCCTTCCGTAGCCTTAACGACGGCGAAAGCGACCTCGCCTTCGCCGGCGGTGTCTATGCGATGTTGGAACCCCGCAGATTCGCCTCGGGGTCGGCCAGCGGCATGTTGTCGGCCACGGGGCGCTGCCACGCGTTCGACGTCGCGGCCGACGGCTTTGTCTCCGGTGAAGGTTGCGTCATGGTGTTGCTCAAGCGGCTCCCGGATGCGCTGGCCGATGGCGACCGGATTCTGGCCGTGGTGCGCGGCACCGCCGCCAACCAGGACGGCCGGACCGTCAACATTGTCACGCCGTCACGGACCGCGCAGGTCGCGGCCTATCGGGCGGCGTTGGCCGCGGCCAGCGTCGAGCCCGCCACCGTGGGCATGGTGGAGGCGCACGGCCCCGGCACCCCGGTGGGTGACCCCGTCGAATATGCCAGCCTGGCCGAGGTCTACGGCGTCGAGGGCCCGTGTGCCCTGGCGTCGGTGAAGACCAATTTCGGGCACACCCAATCGGCGGCCGGGGCGCTGGGGCTGATGAAGGCGGTGCTTGCCGTGCAACACGGCGTGGTTCCGCGGAACCTGCACTTCACCCGGCTGCCTGACGAATTCGCCCGGATCGACACCAAGCTGTTCGTGCCGCAGGAAACCACGCCGTGGCCCACCGGCGATGGCACGGCGCCGCGGCGGGCGGCGGTGTCGTCCTACGGGTTCTCGGGGACCAACGTGCACGCGATTGTGGAGCAGGCCCCCGAAACTGTTGCACCCGACGATGTCCCGGCCGGTCCCGCCCTCGAAGGTCCGCTGCTTTTCCCATTGTCGGCCAGCTCGGAGGACAGCCTGCGGCATACCGCACGGCGGCTCGCCGACTGGGTGGACGCCCAGGGGCCGGAGCTGGCGATCACCGATCTGGCCTACACCCTGGCACGCCGCCGTGGGTACCGGCCGGTGCGGACGTTCGTGCTGGCCAGCACCCCTGCCGAGGCGTCGGCGGCGCTGCGTGCGGTGGCCGACGGTGAGACGCCTTACCCGCCGGCGGTCGGCCAGGACGACCGGGGCCCGGTGTGGGTGTTTTCCGGTCAGGGTTCGCAGTGGGCGGCGATGGGCGCTGACCTGCTGGCCAACGAGCCGGTGTTCGCCGCGACCGTCGCCGCGGTCGAGCCGCTGATCGCCGCGGAGTCCGGGTTCTCGGTGACCGAGGCGATGACCGCACCCGAGAAGGTGACCGGCATCGACCGGGTGCAGCCCACCCTGTTCACCATGCAGGTCGCGCTGGCGGCGACGATGAAGTCCTACGGGGTGACACCGGGCGCGGTGATCGGCCACTCGCTGGGCGAGGCGGCCGCGGCGGTGGTCGCCGAAGCGCTGTCGCTGGACGACGGGGTGCGCGTCATCTGCCGCCGCTCCCAGCTGATGACCCGCATCGCCGGCTGCGGGGCGATGGCCTCGGTGGAACTGCCGGCCCAACAAGTGCTTTCGGAATTGATGGCACGCGGGGTCAGCGATGCCGTGGTGGCGGTGATGGCCTCTCCGCAGTCCACGGTGATCGGCGGGGCCACCCAGACGGTGCGCGATCTGGTGGCGGCGTGGGAGCAGCGCGACGTGCTGGCCCGGGAAGTGGCCGTCGATGTGGCCTCGCACTCCCCGCAGGTCGATCCGATCCTTGATGACCTGACCGAGGCGCTGGCCGAGATCACCCCGTTGACACCGCGGGTGCCCTATTATTCGGCGACCTCGTTCGACCCGCGCGAGGAGCCGCACTGCGACGCCCACTACTGGGCGGACAACCTGCGCCACACGGTGCGTTTCGCCGCGGCGGTGCAGGCCGCGCTGGAGGACGGCTACCGGGTGTTTGCCGAGCTGTCCCCGCACCCGCTGCTGACCCACGCGGTCGATCAGACCGCCCGCAGCCTGGACATGGCGGTGGCGGCGCTGGCCGGCATGCGCCGCGAGCAGCGGCTGCCGCACGGCCTGCGTTCGCTGCTGGGCGACCTGTATGCGGCCGGCGCCGCGGTGGACTTCTCGGTGCTCTACCCCAGCGGACGCCTGGTCGACGCCACACTGCCGGCATGGTCGCACCGCCGGCTGCTGCTCGACGACACCAAGGATCGCCTCGCGCACACTAACACCGTGGCCGTCCATCCGTTGTTGGGCTCCCATGTGCGGCTGCCCGAGGAGCCGGAACGCCACGCGTGGCAGGGCGAGGTCGGCACCGAGGCGTTGCCCTGGTTGGCCGATCACCAAATACATAGTGCGGCCGCCCTTCCCGGGGCTGCTTACTGCGAGATGGCGTTGGCCGCGGCGCGCGCCGTGCTGGGCAAGGCATCCGAAGTCCGCGATCTCCGGTTCGAGCGGCTGCTACTGCTCGATGAGCACACCCCCATCGCCGCCACCGCCACGGTGGAGGTGCCCGACGTGGCGCCGTTCATGGTGGAGACGGCCCAGGATGGGGAACGTTCGCGGCGGGCCTCGGCGGTGCTGCACGCCGTCGCAGACGACGACCGGCCACCCACGCTAGACATCCCCGCGCTGCTGGCCAGCCATCCCAACGCCGCCGAAGGCGACGACCTTCGCAACGACTTCGACCTGCGCGGGATTCAGTACGGTCCGGCGTTCACCGGCCTGGCGACCGTACACACCGCCCAAGAAACGGGCGGCGAGACGGTGTTGGCCGAGGTCGGCGTGCCGGGTTCGATCCGCTCGCAGCAGGGCGCTTACGGCGTGCATCCGGCGCTGTTGGACGCGTGCTTCCAATCGGTGGCGGCGCATCCCAGTGTCCGCAATGCCGGCAATGGCGGTTTGTTGCTGCCGTTGGGGGTGCGGCGGTTGCGTGCCTACGGCCCGGCCCGGCACGCTCGGTATTGCTACACGACGGTGACCGCGTGCGGCTCGGGCGTGGAAGCCGACCTCGATCTGCTGGATGAAAACGGCGCGGTGTTGTTGGTGGTGCGCGGCCTGCAGATGGGCACCGGCGCGTCGCCGACCAGCGAGCGCGACCACGTCATGGGCGAGCGGCTGCTGAGCATCGAATGGCAGCACCGCGAACTGCCCGAAACCAGCCACGCCGAACCGGGCACCTGGCTGCTGATCAGCACCTCCGATGCCGCCGATCTGCTGGCCACCGAGTTGACCGACGCGCTCAAGCTACGCGAGGCACGATGCGCGACCCTGTCCTGGCCGCAGCACGCCGACCACGCCACGCACGCCCAGCGCCTGCGTGACCAGTTCGAAGCCGGCGGCTTCAGCGGTGTGGTGGTGCTGACCGCGGCGCAAAACGGCAACCCCGACCAGGAATCACCGTTGCGCGGCGCTGAGTGCGTCAAGCACGTGGTGCGCATCGCCCGCGAGCTGCCAGACATCGTGGGTCAGACACCGCGGTTGTATGTGTTGACCCGCAACGCCCAGGCGGTGCTGGCCGATGACCGGCCCAACCTGGAGCAGGGTGGGCTGCGTGGGCTGCTGCGGGTGATCGGTGCCGAGCACCCGCATTGGAAGGTCAGCTACGTCGACCTTGCCAGCCACACCGACGAGCAGACCGGCGCCGAGCAGGTGGCCCGTCAGCTGCTGGCGGCCAGCGACGAGGATGAGACCGCCTGGCGCAACGACCAGTGGTACACCGCCCGGCTGTGCCCGGCCCCGCTGCGGCCGGAGGAGCGCCACACCACCGTGGTCGAACACGACCGCAACGGCATGCGCCTGCACATCCGCACCCCCGGTGACCTGCAAACCTTGGAGTTCGCCGCGTTCGACCGGGTGCCCCCGGGCGCTGGCCAGATCGAGGTCGCCATCAGCGCCTCTAGCATCAACTTCGCCGACGTGCTGGTCAGCTTCGGCCGCTACCAAACCCTCGACGGGCAGTTGCCGCAGCTGGGCACCGATTTCGCCGGGGTGGTGACCGCGGTGGGGCCCGGGGTCAGCGAATTGCGGGTCGGGGACCGGGTCGGGGGCCTGTCCCCCAACGGCTGCTGGGCCACCTTTGTCACCTGCGATGCCCGCATGGCCGTCAAGCTGCCCGAGGGGCTGACCGAGGCCCAGGCCGCCGCGGTGACCACCGCCGGCACCACCGCCTGGTACGGGCTGCAGGAGCTGGCCCGGATCCGGGCCGGGGACAAGGTGCTCATCCACTCGGCCACCGGCGGGGTGGGCCAGGCCGCGATCGCGATCGCGCGGGCGGCCGGGGCCGAGATCTATGCCACCGCCGGCAGCCAACAGCGCCGCCAATTATTGCGCGACATGGGCATCGACCACGTCTATGACTCGCGCAGCGTGGAGTTCGCCGAGCAGATCCGCCGCGACACCGACGGCTACGGCGTGGACATCGTGCTTAACTCGCTGACCGGTGCCGCCCAACTGGCCGGCGTCAAACTGCTGGCCCTGGGCGGACGGTTCATCGAGATCGGCAAACGCGACATCTACGGCGACACCAAGCTTGGGCTTTTCCCGTTCCGGCGCAATCTCGCGTTCCACGGGCTGGACCTGGGGCTGATGTCGATCAGTCATCCCCCTGCCGTGCGCGAGGTGTTGGCGACGGTGTATCGGTTGACCGCCGAGGGTGTGCTGCCGATGCCGCAGAGCACGCATTATCCGTTGGCCGAGGCGGCCACCGCGATTCGGGTGATGGGGGCCGCCGAGCACACCGGCAAGCTCATCCTCGACGTGCCGCACGCCGGGCGCAGCAGCGTGGTGCTGCCACCGGAGCAGGCCCGGGTTTTCCGTGCTGACGGGTCTTACCTGATCACCGGGGGCCTGGGTGGGCTGGGCTTGTTCTTGGCCGAGAAGATGGCCAGCGCCGGAGCCGGCCGCATCGTGCTCAGCTCCCGCTCGGCGCCCAGCCAAAAAGCCTTGGAGACCATCGAGTTGGTGCGCTCCATCGGCTCTGATGTGGTGGTCGAATGCGGCGATATCGCCCAGCCGGGCACCGCCGAGCGATTGGTGGCCGCGGCCACCGCCACCGGGCTGGCGCTGCGCGGGGTGCTGCACGCGGCCGCGGTGGTCGAAGACGCCACCTTGGCCAACATCACCGACGAGCTCATCGAGCGCGACTGGGCGCCCAAGGTGTATGGCGCCTGGCGGCTGCACCAGGCCACCGCCACCCAGCCGCTGGACTGGTTCTGCTCGTTCTCCTCGGCGGCCGCCCTGGTGGGCTCGCCGGGTCAGGGCGCCTACGCCGCGGCCAACAGCTGGCTGGACGCCTTCACCCAGTGGCGAAAGTCACACGGCCTGCCGGCCACCTCGATCGCCTGGGGCGCCTGGGGGGAGATCGGCCGCGCCATCGCGTTCGCCGAACAGACCGGCGACGCCATCGCACCCGAGGAGGGCGCCTACGCTTTCGAGGCGCTGCTGCGCCACAACCGGGCCTACACCGGCTACGCCCCGGTGATCGGATCACCGTGGCTGACGGCCTTCGCCCAACGCAGCCCCTTCGGCGAGAAGTTCCAAACCCTGGGTAAAAGCCGTTCGAGCACAAGCAAATTCCTCGCCGAGCTCGAGGAACTACCCCACGACGAATGGCCGGCCCGGCTACGGCGTCTGCTCTCCGAGCAAGTCGGCCTGATCCTGCGCCGCACCATCGACACCGACCGTCCGCTCACCGAGTACGGGCTCGACTCACTGGGCAGCCTCGAACTGCGCACCCACATCGAAGCCGAGACCAAGATACGCATTACCACCTCCGACATCACCACCGTCCGCGGTTTGGCGGATCTGCTTTACGACAAATTGACCTCAAAACCCAACATTGCAGCACACTCATGA
- a CDS encoding condensation domain-containing protein codes for MIIGGGSADVTLGAGIVHDWDPGAGSVVVWQPTPASIAKARQAPVVTAPPSFAQTGHLRGYVEFEERGLDYSRLVMGSWEMPGKCDIRTMTHVVNAHLRRHDTYRTWFEYKDANNIIRHKISDPRDIQLAPIQLGQLTQPEWRDLVLSVPDPLQWDCFRFGLIQHANHCTLFAIVDHLHCDPALVSSLYVEILTNYNALVEGKPPVTFPPAASHEEFCTRERQRADAMTLDSSEVRKWIEFAENNGGGMPEFPLPLGDQSVHCGGDIIVERLMGPEQTAKFEANCVAAGARFSGGLFTCAALAHYELTGQANYYGLTPLDKRSFPAEYMTMGWFTGIVPFSVPIDHNSFEETARAAQASFDENLDLAHVPYHRVLELAPWLKPHTSQFYMMNYMDAGLPPLSAVVATALKGRNATAYDDGRNPAYLYFSVIRLFDEVSIMAKFPNNPIARESVTRYVEVLKSVYERIAEGRHAAAAVQVVR; via the coding sequence GTGATCATCGGCGGGGGCTCGGCAGACGTCACTCTCGGCGCGGGAATAGTCCATGACTGGGATCCGGGAGCAGGTTCGGTCGTGGTGTGGCAGCCAACGCCTGCCTCGATTGCGAAAGCTCGCCAAGCGCCGGTAGTTACGGCGCCGCCCAGCTTCGCGCAAACCGGCCATTTGCGCGGCTATGTGGAATTCGAGGAGCGGGGACTCGATTATTCACGGCTGGTCATGGGCTCCTGGGAGATGCCCGGTAAATGCGATATCCGGACCATGACTCATGTCGTCAACGCGCACCTTCGCCGCCACGACACCTACCGCACTTGGTTCGAGTACAAGGACGCCAACAATATAATTCGGCACAAAATAAGCGATCCTCGTGATATCCAACTGGCTCCGATTCAGCTTGGTCAGTTGACGCAACCTGAATGGCGAGACCTGGTCTTATCCGTTCCGGATCCGCTGCAGTGGGATTGCTTCAGGTTCGGCCTAATTCAGCATGCCAACCACTGCACTCTTTTTGCCATTGTCGATCATCTGCACTGCGACCCAGCTCTGGTTTCCTCGCTGTATGTAGAGATTCTGACCAACTACAATGCTCTGGTAGAGGGCAAACCGCCGGTGACATTTCCTCCCGCGGCCAGTCATGAGGAGTTCTGCACTCGGGAGAGGCAGAGGGCCGATGCTATGACCTTGGATTCCTCTGAGGTCCGCAAATGGATTGAGTTCGCCGAGAACAACGGTGGAGGCATGCCGGAGTTCCCATTGCCGCTGGGAGACCAGTCTGTACACTGTGGCGGCGATATCATCGTCGAGCGGCTGATGGGTCCAGAGCAAACCGCTAAATTCGAAGCAAACTGCGTCGCAGCAGGTGCTCGCTTCAGTGGCGGGTTGTTCACCTGCGCAGCCTTGGCCCACTATGAGTTGACCGGTCAGGCAAACTACTACGGGCTTACCCCCCTGGATAAGCGGAGTTTTCCCGCTGAATACATGACAATGGGCTGGTTCACCGGCATCGTGCCGTTCAGCGTGCCGATCGACCACAACTCCTTCGAGGAGACCGCCCGTGCGGCTCAGGCGTCATTCGACGAAAACCTAGACCTTGCGCACGTGCCTTACCATCGCGTACTGGAATTGGCACCCTGGCTGAAACCACATACGTCACAGTTCTACATGATGAACTACATGGACGCCGGGCTTCCTCCCCTTTCCGCTGTCGTCGCAACCGCATTGAAAGGGCGGAATGCAACCGCGTACGACGACGGCAGGAACCCGGCTTACCTGTATTTCTCGGTGATTCGGCTCTTCGACGAGGTATCCATTATGGCGAAATTCCCCAATAACCCGATTGCCCGCGAGTCCGTCACCCGCTACGTTGAGGTGCTCAAGTCGGTGTATGAACGGATCGCCGAAGGTCGGCACGCAGCCGCGGCAGTTCAAGTAGTGCGATAG
- a CDS encoding phthiotriol/phenolphthiotriol dimycocerosates methyltransferase produces the protein MVLRTPTEKVIYRLNRNPTFLKLLNLRFKYGYRFLSRLLTRDDVLFLNWGYEEDPPMGLPLAASDEPDRLPIQLYHRTAAQVDLKGKQVLEVSCGHGGGASYIMRTMHPASYTGLDLNNVGIEFCRKRHQLPGLQFVQGNAERLPFFDESFDAVINIEAAIHYIDFAGFLNEVARVLRPSGHFLYADLRDAEAVPAWEAALADAPMRMVSEQVINAEVMRGLEDNRLLGQISSRLPKIGFLQKIANDFASGSDSLIYRRLENGDVSYRVYCFVKE, from the coding sequence ATGGTGCTACGTACGCCGACCGAAAAGGTTATCTACCGGCTGAACCGCAACCCAACTTTCCTGAAACTCCTCAATTTGCGCTTCAAGTACGGTTACCGCTTCCTAAGCCGCTTGCTCACCAGGGACGACGTATTGTTCCTCAATTGGGGATACGAAGAGGATCCTCCGATGGGCCTGCCGCTGGCGGCGTCCGATGAGCCCGACCGGCTGCCGATCCAGCTCTATCACCGCACGGCAGCCCAGGTAGATCTCAAGGGCAAACAGGTGCTCGAGGTCAGTTGCGGCCACGGTGGTGGCGCTTCGTACATCATGCGGACCATGCACCCCGCCTCCTACACGGGCCTGGATTTAAACAATGTCGGCATCGAGTTCTGCCGAAAGAGACACCAGCTACCCGGCCTGCAATTCGTACAAGGCAACGCCGAGCGCCTGCCGTTTTTCGATGAGTCCTTCGACGCGGTGATCAATATCGAAGCCGCGATTCACTACATTGACTTCGCCGGTTTCCTCAACGAAGTGGCGCGCGTGCTACGCCCGAGCGGTCATTTCTTGTACGCCGATCTGCGGGACGCCGAAGCAGTGCCCGCGTGGGAGGCGGCGCTTGCCGACGCTCCCATGCGGATGGTGTCCGAGCAGGTCATCAATGCGGAGGTTATGCGGGGGCTTGAAGACAATCGGCTGCTGGGCCAAATCAGTAGTCGTCTGCCGAAAATCGGGTTCCTGCAGAAGATTGCCAACGATTTCGCCAGCGGCTCCGACTCGCTGATCTATCGTCGTCTGGAAAACGGCGATGTTTCATACCGGGTGTACTGCTTCGTCAAGGAATGA